The window ACAACATGCAGTAAGTCAGGAGCAAGCAACCCACGTGATAGAGAACCCAACATCTCCTACTCCATCAAATAGAACTCTACGCACGTGGAAAAGGTTGGCACGAGAAACCAATATGGAGACTGACACATCACATGGACCCACGGATACAAAAAGAAGCAGAGAAGAAGTAATGGAGTATTTTCCTGAGTTACCTGCCAAAAAACTATAGGTTTCAAAGGAAGACAGTCAACAAAATCTAACGGTGGAGGCTGCTCAGCAGCCCCGCCAAGCACAATGAGTCTCTTAGTATGGAACTGTCACGGGCTTAGGAACCTGCGTACAGGGAAGGAGCTTGAAGTATTGATTCGGGCTAAAGATCCCTCCGTCCTGTTTTTAGCCGAAACATGGGCGGATGAAGCTAGGCTAAAAGAAATTCAAAGGAATATTAAGTTCGATAATCTGTTTTACGTGGATAGAAATCCTAGAGGTGGTGGGGGACTGGCTCTGTATTGGAAAAATTCCTTTGATGTTCATGTGGATTCTTTTTCTAAATATCACATAGATTCAATAATCAATAAAGGAAGTGATGAAGCATGGAGATTCACAGGTTTCTATGGTGAGCCGGCAACACACAAAAGGATTGAAGCTTGGAACAAACTTCGCTTACTCAATAATAAACATGAACTTCCTTGGCTTTGTGCTGGAGACTTTAATGAAATCGCCAGACACTCAGAAAAATTGGGAGGCAATAACAGAAGTCAAGCTCAGATGCAACTTTTCAGGGATGTCATTGATGAGTGTGGATTTCTTGACCTTGGGTATGTGGGAGAGCAATTCACATGGAGAAAGCATTTTGCTGATGGACACTCACTATGGGAGAGACTGGACCGAGGGTTATCCAACCATGATTGGTTCATGAAATTTTCGGGTACAAAAATACACCACTTGCATTCAGACTCCTTTGATCATTCTCCTTTGTGGATCACCTTGGATGGTTTAGACATCCCGACTTTCTCAAAACCATTCAGGTTTGAAGAAATGTGGCTCTCGGATCGAGGGTGTTCAGATATTGTAGAAGCGGTGTGGCTATCTAGGGAAGACAAAGCTGCTCATGATCATGTAATTCGTAAAATAGATAAATGTGGCAAAGAGTTAAGAATATGGAACAGGAACTGTTTTGGCAATGTTAGAATGGTGTTGAGCCATAAAGAGAGGAATTAAAAGAGGCTGAAAAAGTAGCTATGAGATCTAGAAATAACCATTAAGTCCGAGATTTGAAGAAAGAGATAGCTGAACTGGTGGATAAGGAAAACAGACTTTGGTTCCAGAGATCAAAAGTCATGTGGGCAAAATTTGGAGATAGAAACTCAAAATACTTTCATAGCCACGCTTcacaaagaaagaggaaaaatttAATCCGGAAGCTGAAGGATTCCAATGGCCATGTGGTTGAGGACAATGAAAGCATAGCGGACTGTCTAGTGCAGTACTATCAGACCCTCTTTAGCTCAACAAACTAGCATTATTGTTCTTCGGCTACAGATTCTATTCAAACCGTGATTACCGAGGAAATGAACTCCAAGCTCTCAGCCGAGTTCACCCATCTGGAGGTAAAGCAAGCCATTAACCAAATGGCCCCACTAAAGGCCCCCGGGCTAGACGGTATGCCACCCCTCTTTTATCAACACTATTGGAATTTAATTGGTGATGACATTTCTAAAACTGTGTTGCATTATCTTAATTCGGCCACTTTACCTGAGCACCTAAATCACACTTTTATCACCCTCATTCCAAAAAAGAATAATCCTGAATCTGCTTTTGAAtttagacctattagtttgtgcaatgttttgtataaaattttctcaaaagttCTTGCAAATAGACTTAAGAAAATTTTGCCTAATATTATCACTGAGAATCAAAGTGCTTTTACAAAAAGCCGCCTTATTTCTGACAATATTCTGGTAGCTTTTGAGTCTTTACACAGCATGCAGAAATACACAGGGAAGGAAGGTTATATGGCCATCAAGTTGGACATGAGTAAAGCGTATGATAGAGTGGAATGGTCCTACCTACAATCAGTCATGGAAAAAATGGGGTTCACAGAGCACTGGATCAATCTCATGATGTTATGTGTTAAAACTGTGACATACTCGATATTGGTGAATGGAGAACCCAAGGGCATGATCACACCATCTAGGGACATCAGACAGGGAGACCCTCTCTCTCATTTCCTTTTCTTACTTTGTACTGAAGGTCTTAATGGATTAATCAATAAAGCTGCTCACCAAGGATATATTAAGGGTTACTCTCTTTGTAGAAATAGCCCACGCCTAACACACCTtttgtttgcagatgatagcttgCTGTTTTGCAGGGCCACCATTGAGGAGTGCCAACAAGTTTTAGACATTCTAGATGTGTATGGAAGTTTCTCAGGACAACAGATTAACCGAAGCAAGACGACAATTTTCTTCAGTAAATCTACCACTGATGATACCAGAAATCAAATAAAGTTGGCTTTGGGAGTTCCAGAAATTATTCAGTATGAAAGATACCTGGGGTTACCCTCATTGGTAGGTAGAAACAAAAAAGCAAGCTTCAATTACATAAAGGACCGAGTTTGGAAGAAATTGCAGGGTTGGAAGGAGAAACTCCTATCACAAGCTGGAAGGGAGATATTAATCAAAGCAGTTGTTCAGGCTATTCCAACCTACACCATGAGTTGCTTCAAACTTCCAATAGGGCTTTGTTCAGAAATTGAGAGCCTAATAAGAAGATTCTGGTGGGGTCAGAAAGGAGAACGAAGAAAAGTCCATTGGGTGAAATGGGATACACTGTGTCTTCCTAAAAAAGAAGGTGGAATGGGATTCAAGGATTTGGCCAATTTCAACGATGCTCTCTTAGCTAAGCAAGCTTGGAGATTACTTCACAATAAggattctctattctatagaatCTTTAAAACGAAGTTCTTTCCAAATTGTAGTTTATGGGAGGCTCAAGATTCTAGCTCTGGATCACACGCTTGGCATAGTATCCTAAAAGGAAGAGATGTCCTATTAAAGGGTGCTAGATGGAGGGTGGGGTGTGGAGAGGATATTAGTATTTGGAATGATGCCTGGTTACCATCACAGGAACATCCACGAGTCCTATCAGATATTGTACCAGGTTTTGAAGACTATAGAGTTGCTGATCTAATTAATCCAAGTACAAGAACATGGGATGCAAATTTAGTGCACGACTTGTTGTCACCTGAAGAAGCCGCACTGGTTCTTAGTTTTCCATTGAGCCGCACCCCTGTAGAGGACAAAATCATCTGGCCTTTCACTCCCTCAGGTAACTACACGGTAAACTCAGGTTCAAAGTTCTTAACTAAACTACCTTCTTTGGGTGCTCCTGCAGGTAACACACAGCAGCAAACTGAGGTATGGAAGTTGATTTGGGGGCTAAATGTCCCAAATAAAGTGTGGAACTTCATGTGGCGGGCTTGCAAAGAAGTCATACCAGCTAAGCGCAATCTGTTGAGGAGGAAGATCCTAACCGAAGATAAATGCGAAGAGTGTGGTGGGGAGTCCGAAACAACAATTCATGCTATATGGAAATGCCCCATGCTGGATGAGATTTGGCAAAACATCCCAGGCTTTGAAGATCGGGGACAGTTTAATGTTTCAAATATCAAAGAACTGATCAACCTGACTCACGAAAAAAGAAAGGACGTGGATCTCATGGCTATGGTAATGTGGACGATATGGCATCGGCGAAACCAAATGCGCGCACACTCAAGTGTTCTTCCCAAAGCACAAATCTTCCAACAAGCTTCACAAGCTCTTGCTACTTTCCAACAGTCCCAATGTGCCCTCACAAACCACGCAGCAGCCACACGTTCTCAGCACAGTGTCCAGTGGCGTCCTCCTCCGGAAAACTGTCTTAAACTAAACTTTGACAGGGCCACTTTTTCGGAGTTGGGCAAGGCTGGTTTGGGTGTGGTAGTCCGCGACAGCCATGGAAATGCCATTGCCTCACTTTCTAAACAAGCACCGTTACCGTTCGCACCAGTTATTGTGGAAGCCATGGCTGTTGCGAGAGCGATGACCTTTGCATAGGAACTTGGGATCACCGAGTTTATACTTGAGGGAGATTCGGAAGTGGTGATAAACACCCTCCGAAACACAGAAGCTTCCCTGTCAACATTTGGCCATATTCTCGAGTCTGCAAAATCCACTCTAGTTACCAGTAATTGTATTGCTTTTTCACATATTCGTAGAAGTGGTAATAGACATGTTAGACATGTTAGAGGTTTGTCGGTGTAGGTGGAGGATATTCCACCACACCTTTATGATGTACTCTTTGCTGATCCTGGCTGATCtgttttcaataaaatagtagtcttctttctaaaaaaaaaaagtattggaaTATCaactaactcaaaaaaaaaaaaaaaaaaaaaaaaaaaatcttttttgagTGTTAATGCAACATGTTTTAGATGGATTTGCATGGATAAATAATTATTCAGcaaattattttaagtttatcAGAGTGTTGTTTTGTAGCTCCTAAAACAATTTATTAAGGTTGAATTGCAGGGCTACGAGCAGCTTATCATAATTACCATCTCTTTCCATTGGACCTGCTTCcgttaacatttttcttttgaaattaaGTTTCGGTTATAAGTTATGACCCAAAATTGGCAACCGTTAATTTCGTGTGTAATTATGATCAAAGTCTAATTCATGTCAAAGGATGAATAAGATGAGCAAGGTCACGGTCATCAATCTTTGAACAAACCTATGCAAGaataattggttttattttttattttttgttaaattccTAAACATTGTgatgtcaataaaaaaaaattccttcagTTTTAGGCTTAGAAAAATTGAGTTAACTCAGTTTTGTTGACATTTGGATTAATATTCATCTACACACCTGTTTACTTTTCatttatatattctttcttacttcatttcaaattatctatttttttcttcactttctaatttgtgaaaatgttgtggtgTAGCACTTCTTTTCTAATTAAGACAAAAATACGGAATGCTAATAGCTAGTCACATTTTGTTGTGATATAAAATGAagcaaaaattacattttaaaccctaaaaattagggatttaacaaattaaatagTATAGGtttaaaagtaacaaattaaactcttaaacctaaaatttcaaaaataataaacccCGTGATTTTGAAATGGAAAAATGACAATGATAGTTCTGTTAACCCTGTATTAATGAAATGATACACTGACGAATCATGTATCAGTTACCACATTCTGTTGGCCAAATAAACAAAACAGTGAAGATCTAGCCCCCAAAGCATATATTTTGCTGTACAATGTTCCTCCATAAACAAGACATATATTTGATTCAATGTCCAcataaatttttaagaattCCTGTTAGTAGCTTTCTTCTAGTTATATAACCAAACGCCAACTGTTTCATCTTCATTTGTCTTGGTTCTAGGCTTGGTTTTAATGGAAGTCAAACTGCCATTGTGACTGCAACTTGCTGGTGGGAAAAAATAATCCATAGCCTGGAGACAACTCTATGGTAGGACTTCCTTCTCTTGCTACTTCTGCAAAGTGAAGAATAACATGCTTTACGATGCAAGAGATTCAGCGATGATTACATTCACATTCTCATTGTCTACAATGGATGTAGTGAAAACAGAACATCCTTCATGGTCTGGGGAGGTCGGATAAATTTAATACAATAAGTCTTTTGCCAAGAGAATAGCTCATGTAAGCCCAAGATGCATTTCTTCCCCTATTACAGCAAATATTTCATCAACCctgtggaggaaaaaaaaaaaaaaagaatataaaaatgttGGTAACTTTTGTGCTAGTGACACTCCAGATTACAGTAAAGAGTTTGGAGACGCATTTATCTATGTATACTCATGGTTTGATATGGTTTTTCTTCAACAATTTGGAAACAGTCAACTCAGCTAATGGTATTTAGGTTTGTACTTTTCTACATTTCTAAGCAATTCCAGAGT of the Quercus robur chromosome 10, dhQueRobu3.1, whole genome shotgun sequence genome contains:
- the LOC126704130 gene encoding uncharacterized protein LOC126704130 — protein: MSLLVWNCHGLRNLRTGKELEVLIRAKDPSVLFLAETWADEARLKEIQRNIKFDNLFYVDRNPRGGGGLALYWKNSFDVHVDSFSKYHIDSIINKGSDEAWRFTGFYGEPATHKRIEAWNKLRLLNNKHELPWLCAGDFNEIARHSEKLGGNNRSQAQMQLFRDVIDECGFLDLGYVGEQFTWRKHFADGHSLWERLDRGLSNHDWFMKFSGTKIHHLHSDSFDHSPLWITLDGLDIPTFSKPFRFEEMWLSDRGCSDIVEAVWLSREDKAAHDHVIRKIDKCGKELRIWNRNCFGNVRMVLSHKERN